One Bdellovibrio bacteriovorus str. Tiberius DNA segment encodes these proteins:
- a CDS encoding NAD(P)/FAD-dependent oxidoreductase yields the protein MSKIIQNLEIPIDNDLEEKLQWLVPEHGPYRILRQSVDARRSHSPHFVYTVEVAEKGETLELPEFKLEKIKNPKEKPLIVGTGPAGLFAALRFVERGVPCVLFERGSDSGERIKGINQYWRYGKLDPRNNVCFGEGGAGLYSDGKLITRIKSPHIPYVMNRLVQFGAPEEIQWLSNPHVGSDRIRRVIPKLREFLRANGCEIHFNTQVTEVLTEGSQVVGVRTEHGTEFRSPHVVMATGHSAEDMINHLRDLGVKLDGKSFAMGLRVEHSQASINKIQYRQFSEHPKLGAANYKLAHHDNKTGIGVYSFCMCPGGYVLSSGTEADGIVCNGMSNYNRNSPYANAAIVISIDHDKNFGDDVFGGMKMRRELETRAFNSVVAAGGTRELPAQNLLDFLQGTNSKTGPRALRPGSSPSGALNIRLDELLPKNMVTRLREGFEKFQGSMKGFLTEEAQVYGIESRTSCPVRVTRDDETLESVSHKGLYPAGEGAGYAGGITSAACDGIRIAEKIIAQL from the coding sequence ATGTCCAAGATTATTCAGAATCTTGAAATCCCTATTGATAACGACCTTGAAGAAAAATTGCAGTGGCTTGTCCCTGAACATGGTCCTTATCGCATTCTGCGCCAATCCGTGGATGCCCGCCGTTCCCACTCCCCGCATTTCGTTTATACCGTTGAGGTCGCCGAAAAAGGCGAAACTTTGGAGCTGCCAGAATTCAAGCTGGAGAAAATCAAAAATCCCAAAGAAAAGCCCCTGATCGTCGGCACAGGTCCCGCAGGTCTATTTGCGGCGCTGCGATTTGTAGAAAGAGGCGTTCCTTGTGTGCTGTTTGAGCGTGGCTCTGACAGCGGCGAGCGCATCAAAGGGATCAATCAATACTGGCGTTATGGAAAGCTTGATCCGCGCAATAACGTCTGCTTCGGTGAAGGCGGTGCGGGTCTTTATTCTGACGGCAAGCTGATCACCCGTATCAAGTCCCCGCACATTCCTTATGTGATGAACCGCCTTGTGCAATTCGGCGCTCCGGAAGAAATCCAGTGGTTGTCAAATCCCCATGTGGGCTCTGACCGTATCCGCCGAGTCATTCCAAAACTGCGTGAATTCCTGCGCGCCAATGGTTGCGAAATTCATTTTAACACTCAAGTGACTGAGGTCCTGACCGAAGGCTCCCAAGTTGTTGGTGTGCGCACCGAACACGGCACTGAATTCAGATCCCCGCATGTGGTGATGGCAACGGGCCATTCGGCCGAAGACATGATCAATCACCTGCGTGACCTTGGCGTGAAACTGGATGGCAAGTCCTTCGCCATGGGGCTTCGTGTGGAGCACTCCCAAGCCTCCATCAATAAGATTCAATACCGCCAGTTCTCGGAACATCCTAAACTGGGTGCCGCCAACTATAAACTGGCTCATCACGACAACAAAACCGGCATCGGAGTTTATTCCTTCTGTATGTGCCCGGGTGGTTACGTACTTTCTTCCGGCACTGAAGCCGATGGCATCGTCTGCAACGGGATGAGTAACTACAATCGCAACTCGCCTTACGCAAATGCCGCGATTGTTATCAGTATTGATCACGATAAGAACTTTGGAGATGACGTGTTCGGGGGCATGAAGATGCGCCGTGAACTTGAAACCCGAGCCTTTAACTCCGTTGTTGCCGCTGGTGGAACACGTGAGCTTCCTGCTCAGAACCTGTTGGACTTCCTGCAAGGGACCAATTCCAAGACAGGTCCCCGCGCTTTGCGCCCGGGTTCTTCCCCCTCGGGAGCATTGAACATTCGCCTGGATGAGCTGCTGCCAAAGAACATGGTGACTCGTCTGCGTGAAGGCTTTGAAAAATTCCAAGGCAGCATGAAAGGCTTCTTAACTGAAGAGGCTCAAGTGTACGGCATCGAATCCCGCACCAGTTGCCCGGTTCGTGTGACCCGCGACGATGAAACTTTGGAGAGCGTATCACACAAGGGTCTTTACCCTGCAGGTGAAGGCGCTGGTTACGCCGGAGGAATCACCTCGGCAGCCTGCGACGGCATCCGCATCGCCGAAAAAATCATCGCACAACTATAA
- the asd gene encoding archaetidylserine decarboxylase (Phosphatidylserine decarboxylase is synthesized as a single chain precursor. Generation of the pyruvoyl active site from a Ser is coupled to cleavage of a Gly-Ser bond between the larger (beta) and smaller (alpha chains). It is an integral membrane protein.): MSAITRILPKRRLSRWVGHFMHWKGPSLWARLSIRGFAWLYNIDLAEAEKSYDQYPSIGEFFVRRLKAGIRPVGTGWAVHPADSKITQAAAIDNGTLIQAKGLTYKLKDFTQDPDCDKKWAGGFFMTYYLCPTDYHRVHSPVDGNITDVRYMPGELWPVNEWSTTNVPDLFSVNERVLVEIETDLGPVGVVFVGATNVGHIVLSFDERIRGNQKGPHIFEHKHYSPEIPVHKGSELGMFRMGSTVVMLYPPSFRQKFEGHMNLGPSVRVNADLIKNP; this comes from the coding sequence ATGTCAGCAATTACCAGAATTCTACCAAAACGTCGTCTTAGCCGCTGGGTCGGTCACTTTATGCACTGGAAGGGGCCTTCTTTGTGGGCACGCCTGTCTATCCGGGGCTTTGCGTGGCTTTATAACATCGATCTGGCCGAGGCTGAAAAATCCTATGACCAGTATCCTTCCATTGGCGAGTTCTTCGTTCGCCGCCTGAAAGCAGGCATTCGTCCGGTGGGCACGGGCTGGGCGGTTCATCCGGCAGACAGTAAAATCACTCAGGCTGCGGCTATTGATAATGGCACCCTGATTCAAGCCAAGGGTCTGACTTACAAGCTGAAGGACTTCACGCAAGATCCGGACTGCGATAAGAAATGGGCTGGCGGCTTCTTTATGACCTACTATCTTTGCCCGACAGACTATCACCGCGTGCATTCCCCGGTGGACGGCAACATCACGGATGTGCGCTATATGCCAGGCGAACTGTGGCCGGTAAATGAGTGGAGCACCACGAACGTTCCGGATTTGTTTTCGGTGAACGAGCGTGTTCTGGTGGAGATTGAAACAGATCTGGGCCCGGTGGGTGTGGTCTTTGTGGGTGCTACCAACGTCGGTCACATTGTGCTGAGCTTTGATGAAAGAATCCGCGGCAATCAAAAAGGCCCTCATATCTTTGAGCATAAACACTACAGCCCTGAGATCCCGGTTCACAAAGGATCCGAGCTGGGCATGTTCCGCATGGGTTCCACCGTGGTGATGTTGTATCCTCCAAGCTTCCGTCAGAAGTTTGAAGGTCACATGAACCTGGGGCCTTCTGTGCGTGTGAATGCGGATCTGATCAAAAATCCATAA
- a CDS encoding alpha/beta fold hydrolase, whose product MMKKLNVLISLAALAVSAGCSHTPKKAEVVEVTPTLVLIHGSHFDGSSWDQVKAQLGDKYKVLTPDLLGRDPKQSATLMEMAQDVCAKIPEKSVVVGHSFGGAVINQMVGVCPEKIMRIIYLAALVPLKGEKPFDSLEKSDGKVYAKAVTFGKERITPKKPKQFFKNMDSTLDQKNLPQVKLYSESFAAGANPVTYDEVIFAKIPKFYIFTTQDKIVSLASQKKYVKRTDMAKTGEIASGHLPALSKPAEVAQAILQSFQ is encoded by the coding sequence ATGATGAAAAAGTTAAACGTTTTGATTTCTTTGGCAGCCCTGGCGGTTTCAGCGGGCTGCTCGCACACTCCGAAAAAAGCGGAAGTGGTTGAAGTGACTCCAACGCTTGTTCTGATTCATGGCTCGCACTTTGATGGCAGCAGCTGGGATCAGGTTAAGGCTCAGTTGGGGGATAAGTACAAAGTTCTGACCCCGGATCTGCTGGGTCGCGACCCAAAACAATCAGCGACACTGATGGAAATGGCTCAGGATGTTTGTGCAAAGATCCCGGAAAAATCCGTGGTTGTCGGGCACAGCTTCGGTGGGGCCGTGATCAACCAGATGGTGGGTGTGTGTCCCGAGAAAATCATGCGCATTATCTATTTGGCGGCTTTGGTTCCATTGAAAGGCGAAAAACCGTTTGATTCTTTGGAAAAGTCTGACGGAAAAGTCTATGCGAAGGCTGTGACCTTCGGTAAAGAGCGCATCACTCCTAAAAAGCCAAAGCAGTTCTTTAAAAACATGGATTCCACTCTGGATCAAAAGAATCTGCCTCAAGTGAAGCTGTATTCTGAGTCCTTCGCGGCGGGCGCAAATCCGGTGACATATGACGAAGTGATTTTTGCAAAGATTCCTAAATTCTATATCTTTACGACTCAGGATAAAATCGTCAGCCTGGCTTCTCAGAAAAAATACGTAAAACGCACTGACATGGCAAAGACCGGCGAAATCGCCAGCGGCCATCTGCCGGCCCTTTCCAAGCCGGCTGAAGTGGCGCAGGCCATCTTGCAGTCCTTCCAGTAA
- the queD gene encoding 6-carboxytetrahydropterin synthase QueD yields the protein MKFELKQHFQIESARFLPHLPASHPCSRMHGHSFKLILTLVGDLDPKIGWVIDYNDIQAVMKPFLDQIDHRVLNEVPGLENPTSELLAKWLYDKARPVLPTLVKVTVAETPATECSYPVI from the coding sequence ATGAAATTCGAACTGAAACAGCATTTTCAAATTGAATCGGCGCGATTCCTGCCTCACCTTCCGGCAAGCCATCCGTGCTCTCGTATGCATGGGCACAGCTTTAAGTTGATTCTGACTCTGGTGGGCGACCTCGATCCCAAAATTGGCTGGGTGATCGATTACAACGACATCCAGGCCGTGATGAAGCCTTTCTTGGACCAGATTGATCATCGCGTTTTGAACGAAGTTCCGGGCCTTGAAAACCCGACTTCCGAACTTTTGGCAAAATGGCTGTATGACAAGGCCCGCCCGGTTCTGCCGACGCTGGTGAAAGTCACAGTGGCGGAAACTCCAGCCACCGAGTGCTCTTACCCTGTAATTTAA
- a CDS encoding 6-pyruvoyl trahydropterin synthase family protein, producing the protein MSTTTLHLAKQNFKFSAAHFLIFDETHAERLHGHNYQVKVDIKTPSEEELHSDGYFIDFNVFKKYIKARLDQWDEMVLLPENQKDMKFKKNGNSLEVTFRDRFYVFPVKEVSLLPVTNTSVEQLSRLLAEEFHAEFKQYGVKSVRVYVAETAGQGASTVVPSRA; encoded by the coding sequence ATGTCCACGACCACATTGCATTTGGCAAAACAAAATTTCAAGTTCTCTGCCGCGCACTTTCTGATCTTTGATGAAACACACGCAGAGCGCCTGCATGGTCATAACTACCAGGTCAAAGTCGACATCAAAACGCCTTCCGAAGAAGAACTGCATTCTGACGGTTACTTCATTGATTTCAATGTGTTTAAAAAATACATCAAAGCCCGCCTGGATCAGTGGGACGAAATGGTGCTGTTGCCAGAAAATCAAAAAGACATGAAATTCAAAAAAAACGGCAATTCGCTGGAAGTGACTTTCCGTGATCGTTTTTATGTGTTCCCGGTCAAAGAGGTGTCTTTACTGCCGGTGACCAACACCAGCGTGGAGCAACTGTCCCGCCTGCTGGCTGAAGAATTCCATGCGGAGTTCAAACAGTATGGTGTGAAAAGTGTGCGCGTCTATGTCGCAGAAACCGCAGGGCAGGGTGCCTCTACGGTGGTGCCGTCCAGGGCTTAA
- a CDS encoding BP74-related protein, translating into MDFGIKTSIGIGSLILMTSFTAEASQVFYSPSLCAPEHLTLFVTNNTNEPQRVWTQVRYGAEIDERHHDLEAKAQIKIRGTSFLPEAQAFSVKAWDKNVLHVTSSCADSFSTPLTDTTSPEITHWLPSSVQSVKLHLLNLYLKPNTVRLKAFNRLGAVIGEKELKLEKYYDTSAFKWSLDQSVARIEVRGAERLHSVLSYDNGSGEQVSPSVALKPVMLPVDTAKTYFLVSTKDPQADEAFVIALDKPETIATAREQIRNPNLEKIVVAGIELGNGGFNRAFLSRDKAPYSWSVNRVDAFADFAHIDCDGSPELTEERLEQKLNEGGRICFWRYRVVRELTASEVSSGKLKPWTAPP; encoded by the coding sequence ATGGATTTTGGTATTAAGACTTCAATCGGTATTGGCAGCTTGATCCTTATGACTTCCTTCACGGCGGAAGCCTCGCAGGTGTTTTACAGCCCGTCGCTGTGCGCCCCGGAGCACCTGACCTTGTTTGTCACCAACAACACCAACGAACCTCAGCGTGTGTGGACCCAAGTGCGCTACGGCGCCGAAATCGACGAACGACACCACGACCTGGAAGCCAAAGCTCAGATCAAAATTCGCGGCACCAGCTTCTTGCCGGAAGCTCAGGCCTTTTCCGTCAAAGCCTGGGACAAAAATGTCCTTCACGTCACCAGCTCTTGCGCGGATTCTTTCAGTACTCCTTTAACTGATACGACATCCCCAGAAATCACGCACTGGCTGCCCTCTTCGGTACAAAGTGTGAAACTTCATTTATTGAACCTTTACTTGAAACCCAACACTGTTCGCCTGAAAGCCTTCAACCGCCTGGGCGCCGTGATTGGCGAAAAAGAACTTAAGCTTGAGAAGTATTATGATACATCAGCGTTCAAATGGAGCTTGGACCAATCCGTAGCCCGTATTGAAGTTCGGGGCGCAGAACGACTGCACTCAGTGCTTAGTTACGACAATGGCTCGGGCGAACAAGTAAGCCCTTCGGTGGCGCTGAAACCTGTGATGTTGCCGGTGGATACCGCAAAAACTTACTTCCTGGTTTCAACCAAAGACCCCCAAGCGGATGAAGCGTTTGTGATTGCTTTGGACAAACCTGAAACCATCGCCACGGCTCGCGAACAGATTCGCAATCCGAATTTGGAAAAAATTGTGGTGGCGGGAATTGAACTGGGAAATGGCGGATTCAACCGAGCGTTTCTTTCCCGCGACAAGGCCCCTTATTCATGGTCGGTGAACCGCGTGGACGCCTTTGCAGACTTTGCACATATCGATTGTGATGGCAGTCCTGAATTGACCGAAGAACGTCTGGAACAGAAGCTGAATGAAGGCGGACGTATTTGTTTCTGGCGCTACCGTGTGGTGCGCGAGCTGACCGCCAGCGAAGTTTCCAGCGGCAAACTTAAGCCCTGGACGGCACCACCGTAG
- a CDS encoding FeoA family protein: MNLHDMTIKSGQSVEITGFAGEDILRERLHEMGLRVGSIITILGKAPFGGPLLIRFNTSFLALRKEEAACALVTLK, from the coding sequence ATGAATTTACACGACATGACAATCAAGTCAGGCCAGTCCGTCGAAATCACCGGTTTTGCTGGTGAGGACATTTTGCGTGAACGTCTGCACGAAATGGGTTTAAGAGTCGGCTCTATCATCACTATTTTGGGGAAAGCTCCGTTTGGAGGTCCCTTGCTGATTCGTTTCAACACCAGTTTCCTGGCTTTGAGAAAAGAGGAGGCGGCATGCGCTCTGGTGACGCTGAAGTAA
- the feoB gene encoding ferrous iron transporter B produces the protein MRSGDAEVTLANKCVALVGAPNSGKTTLYNWLTGSRFKTVNYPGATVEFSLGHLASHLGEGLQAMDTPGTYSLHPKSADEWVTLRSIYENPKVDKIDGIIVVVDGTQLSRHLQLVMQMKETGFPMMVVVTMSDLLRREGVELDLTYLEKTFGCPVLTFDGLLAGGLLEIVSAAGKLGSSQKPSRPVPWGFAQQEEKLKECERIAQEALQHKTDHAQERLNRIVASTEKIDRVLLHPWFGILFFILIMGGLFASVFWLATPFMDLIDGWFTGFAETVAAWGPGTLWADFLANGVVTSFAAFMVFVPQIFILFVAIGLLESTGYLARAATLIDRPFSALGMSGRSFVPLLSGFACAVPAIIATRNIPSTKDRLITAFVVPLMSCSARLPVYALCIAFLFHGESALYAGLAMAALYLGSIVVGAFAAGIISKFIPRTEPSFFMMELPIYRRPKLRVILRQAWTRTLSYVKRAGPIIFTFAVIIWVGTTFPNYQTEDAHQKLEESYVGRAGKFIEPVVQPMGVDWRVGVGLISAFAAREVFVSSMAVTFNITDTDEDSQQQALLTQMSTATNSAGEKIFTVSSVIGLMIFFLIALQCMSTVGVQIRESGSWKFAMMQLVVFNVAAYVLVVVVVQSLRFLGVP, from the coding sequence ATGCGCTCTGGTGACGCTGAAGTAACTTTGGCTAATAAATGTGTGGCTCTGGTTGGGGCTCCAAATTCTGGTAAAACAACTCTTTATAACTGGCTGACGGGTTCTCGTTTTAAAACCGTGAACTATCCGGGCGCCACGGTCGAGTTTTCCTTGGGGCATCTGGCTTCTCACTTGGGTGAAGGTCTGCAGGCCATGGACACTCCGGGCACTTACAGTCTGCACCCGAAGAGTGCTGACGAATGGGTGACTCTTCGTTCTATCTATGAAAATCCGAAGGTCGATAAAATCGACGGCATCATCGTGGTGGTGGACGGCACTCAGCTGTCCCGTCACTTGCAACTTGTGATGCAGATGAAGGAAACCGGATTCCCGATGATGGTGGTTGTGACCATGTCGGATCTTTTGCGTCGTGAAGGTGTCGAGCTGGATTTGACTTATCTTGAAAAAACCTTCGGCTGTCCGGTATTGACCTTTGATGGTTTGCTGGCTGGCGGATTGCTTGAGATCGTGTCGGCAGCCGGGAAGCTGGGGTCTTCCCAGAAACCATCCCGTCCTGTGCCATGGGGCTTTGCTCAGCAGGAAGAAAAACTGAAAGAGTGCGAGCGCATTGCGCAGGAAGCTCTTCAGCATAAAACTGATCATGCGCAGGAACGTTTGAATCGTATCGTGGCCTCGACGGAAAAGATCGATCGCGTGTTGTTGCATCCGTGGTTTGGTATTTTGTTCTTTATTCTGATCATGGGCGGATTGTTTGCCAGTGTGTTCTGGCTGGCAACACCTTTCATGGACTTGATCGACGGCTGGTTCACGGGCTTTGCAGAAACAGTGGCAGCCTGGGGGCCGGGCACTTTGTGGGCGGATTTCCTGGCTAACGGTGTGGTCACAAGCTTTGCGGCGTTCATGGTCTTTGTTCCGCAGATCTTTATTTTGTTTGTGGCTATCGGATTGCTTGAAAGCACTGGCTATCTTGCCCGTGCGGCGACGTTGATTGATCGTCCGTTCTCGGCTTTGGGTATGAGCGGTCGTTCGTTTGTTCCGTTGCTGTCAGGCTTTGCCTGTGCGGTGCCGGCGATCATCGCCACTCGCAATATCCCGTCCACCAAGGATCGTCTGATCACGGCCTTTGTGGTGCCTTTGATGAGCTGCTCGGCACGTTTGCCGGTCTATGCTCTGTGTATTGCGTTCTTGTTCCATGGTGAATCGGCACTTTATGCCGGTCTTGCGATGGCGGCGCTTTATCTGGGTTCTATCGTGGTTGGGGCATTTGCTGCAGGTATCATCAGCAAATTCATTCCGCGCACGGAGCCGTCCTTCTTTATGATGGAGCTTCCGATTTATCGCCGTCCTAAGCTGCGCGTGATTTTACGTCAGGCGTGGACTCGTACTTTATCTTACGTGAAACGTGCCGGTCCGATCATCTTCACTTTCGCGGTGATCATCTGGGTGGGAACGACCTTCCCGAATTATCAGACCGAAGACGCGCATCAGAAGCTGGAAGAAAGCTATGTGGGTCGCGCGGGTAAGTTCATTGAGCCCGTTGTGCAACCGATGGGTGTGGACTGGCGTGTGGGTGTGGGCTTGATTTCAGCCTTTGCCGCACGTGAGGTGTTTGTGTCCTCTATGGCGGTGACCTTCAATATCACGGACACTGATGAGGATTCCCAGCAGCAGGCGTTGTTGACTCAGATGAGCACAGCCACGAACTCGGCCGGTGAAAAGATCTTCACGGTCAGCTCGGTTATTGGTCTTATGATCTTCTTCCTGATTGCCCTTCAATGCATGTCCACCGTGGGTGTCCAGATTCGTGAATCCGGTTCCTGGAAATTTGCGATGATGCAATTGGTGGTCTTTAACGTCGCGGCCTACGTTTTGGTCGTTGTCGTGGTTCAGTCTTTGAGATTCCTGGGCGTACCTTAA
- a CDS encoding glycosyltransferase family 4 protein: MGEIKVLHCIQSLSWGGLEIYTTELIQKLAETGLNQRVLCSAHSRVAEELKKTPVEVITFPEKKISKLQEARLIRRIVREHGITHLQSHTRLDMWACVLARWNSSTPKHVYNLYMNAPAKNDLFHRWMFSKVDALCSSSEFVLSEASKNFPIDPSKLTLMRYGRKTEEFNSNPEARLALREKLGLKPSELAFGTLCRLDAGKGVRELVEALDHLTDDEVQKIHMVIVGDPTIESRDSNGQVTYEAQSLELKNWIEQKQQEPRLKGHLHRIPFQRDYIPYIDALDVFILASYNETYSLSVLDAMLMEKPVIGTDAGGTTEQVGKNERGYLVQPKDPKSLSEALRFYIRNPDMAREQGQKARAWTLNQHRWQSTQEQTLKLYKDLMKGAL, encoded by the coding sequence ATGGGCGAAATAAAGGTTCTTCACTGCATCCAGTCCCTCAGCTGGGGCGGGCTTGAAATATACACCACGGAACTGATTCAGAAGCTGGCTGAAACCGGCCTGAATCAGCGCGTGCTGTGCTCGGCCCACTCGCGTGTGGCCGAAGAACTGAAAAAGACCCCGGTGGAAGTCATCACCTTTCCCGAAAAAAAAATCTCGAAACTGCAGGAAGCCCGTTTGATTCGCAGGATTGTGCGCGAACACGGGATCACTCACCTGCAGTCCCACACCCGTCTGGATATGTGGGCTTGCGTGCTGGCGCGCTGGAATTCATCCACCCCCAAGCACGTCTACAATCTGTACATGAACGCCCCGGCGAAAAATGATTTATTCCATCGCTGGATGTTTTCCAAAGTCGATGCCTTGTGTTCATCGTCTGAATTTGTACTGAGCGAAGCCAGCAAGAATTTCCCGATTGATCCATCCAAACTGACTCTGATGCGCTATGGACGAAAAACTGAAGAGTTTAATTCCAACCCCGAAGCCCGCCTGGCCTTGCGTGAAAAGCTGGGCCTGAAACCTTCCGAATTGGCGTTCGGAACTTTGTGCCGCCTGGATGCCGGTAAAGGCGTGCGTGAACTGGTCGAAGCTTTGGATCACCTGACGGACGACGAAGTTCAAAAAATTCACATGGTGATTGTGGGTGACCCGACAATTGAAAGCCGCGACAGCAACGGTCAAGTCACCTATGAAGCGCAGTCCTTGGAGCTAAAAAACTGGATTGAACAAAAGCAGCAAGAACCTCGCCTGAAAGGGCATTTGCATCGCATTCCATTCCAGCGCGACTACATCCCGTACATTGATGCTTTGGACGTGTTTATTCTGGCCTCTTACAACGAAACCTATTCGTTGAGTGTGCTTGATGCCATGCTGATGGAAAAGCCTGTGATTGGCACTGACGCTGGCGGAACGACCGAACAGGTCGGAAAGAACGAACGCGGCTATCTGGTTCAGCCGAAAGACCCCAAGAGTTTGTCCGAGGCCCTGAGGTTCTATATTCGGAACCCAGATATGGCCCGCGAACAGGGCCAAAAGGCCCGCGCTTGGACACTGAACCAGCATCGCTGGCAAAGCACCCAAGAACAGACACTTAAATTGTACAAAGATTTGATGAAGGGCGCGCTTTAA
- the rfbB gene encoding dTDP-glucose 4,6-dehydratase: MKQTVLLTGCAGFIGSNFIKTITCRDSIKAQYDFVILDALTYAGRLENIQAELDAHKHLTFVKGDIRDTKLVHDLFQKYNFSGVLNFAAESHVDRSIENPNIFVETNVLGTLNLLKESLNLFEKNPSFKYLQVSTDEVYGTLQMEDPAFTEETPITPNSPYSASKASADLMCRAFFETYKMPVVITRCSNNYGPYQVEEKFIPLMIKRALANEKLPIYGTGMNIRDWIYVDDHNEGVWLAFTKGKAGEVYNLGGNSERQNLDVAKMILKHLGKPESLLSFVTDRKGHDFRYAINYSKAQKELNWQPTVRFEEEGLGKTIEHFKSLWAK; encoded by the coding sequence ATGAAACAGACAGTTCTACTGACCGGTTGTGCCGGCTTTATCGGATCCAACTTTATCAAGACCATCACCTGCCGAGACAGCATCAAGGCTCAGTATGACTTTGTCATCCTGGATGCTTTGACTTATGCCGGCCGTCTGGAAAATATTCAAGCCGAACTGGATGCACACAAACACCTGACTTTTGTTAAAGGCGATATCCGCGACACGAAGCTGGTTCATGACCTGTTCCAAAAATACAACTTCAGCGGTGTTTTGAATTTCGCAGCCGAATCCCACGTGGACCGTTCTATTGAAAATCCGAACATCTTCGTTGAGACGAATGTTCTGGGCACTTTGAATCTGCTGAAAGAAAGCTTGAATCTTTTTGAAAAGAATCCGTCTTTCAAATACCTGCAAGTTTCCACAGACGAAGTTTACGGCACTTTGCAAATGGAAGATCCGGCCTTCACTGAAGAAACCCCGATCACGCCGAACAGCCCGTACAGCGCCTCCAAAGCCAGTGCGGACCTGATGTGCCGTGCGTTCTTTGAAACTTATAAAATGCCAGTGGTGATCACCCGTTGTTCCAACAACTATGGCCCTTACCAGGTCGAAGAAAAATTCATCCCGCTGATGATCAAACGCGCTTTGGCCAATGAAAAATTGCCGATCTATGGCACCGGCATGAATATTCGCGACTGGATCTATGTGGATGATCACAATGAAGGTGTGTGGCTGGCCTTCACTAAAGGCAAAGCTGGTGAAGTCTATAATCTGGGTGGAAACTCGGAACGCCAGAACCTGGATGTTGCCAAGATGATTCTAAAACATCTGGGCAAACCGGAATCCCTGCTAAGCTTTGTGACGGACCGTAAGGGACATGATTTCCGCTATGCGATCAATTACTCCAAAGCACAAAAAGAACTGAACTGGCAGCCAACGGTGCGTTTTGAAGAAGAAGGCCTTGGCAAGACCATTGAGCACTTCAAATCCCTATGGGCGAAATAA
- the rfbA gene encoding glucose-1-phosphate thymidylyltransferase RfbA gives MKGIILAGGAGSRLYPMTRVMTKQLQSIYDKPMIYYPLSILMLGGIKDILIITSPDDQPLFKKLLGDGSQFGINLSYVVQEKPNGLPEAFVLGEDFIGDDDVCLMLGDNLFYGDLTFFREAIKAQKEKAGGLNGRVFAYYVADPSAYGVVEFDKNTKKVKSIEEKPKVPKSQFAIPGLYLFDKTVAKRAKSLKPSPRGETEIVDLILSYHNEDTLGVEMMYRGLAWLDTGTPRSLLDAASFIGAIEERQGMKVACLEECAYRMKFITLEQLQKITADLPKCSYRSYLEKIISEEI, from the coding sequence ATGAAGGGTATTATTCTTGCCGGAGGTGCCGGTTCTCGCCTTTACCCAATGACCCGGGTCATGACCAAGCAGCTTCAGTCCATCTATGACAAGCCGATGATTTATTATCCGCTGAGTATTTTAATGCTGGGTGGGATCAAAGACATTCTGATCATCACATCACCTGACGACCAGCCCCTGTTTAAAAAACTTTTGGGTGATGGTTCTCAATTCGGCATCAACCTTTCTTACGTAGTTCAGGAAAAGCCAAATGGACTGCCTGAAGCCTTTGTGCTGGGTGAAGATTTCATTGGTGATGACGATGTCTGTCTGATGCTGGGTGATAATTTGTTCTATGGCGATCTGACTTTCTTCCGCGAGGCGATCAAGGCCCAAAAAGAAAAAGCCGGTGGCCTGAATGGACGTGTGTTTGCTTACTATGTGGCGGATCCGTCTGCTTACGGCGTGGTTGAATTCGACAAGAACACCAAAAAAGTCAAATCCATCGAAGAAAAACCAAAAGTTCCAAAATCCCAGTTCGCCATTCCGGGTCTGTACCTGTTTGACAAAACTGTGGCCAAACGTGCGAAATCCCTGAAACCCTCCCCGCGTGGTGAAACCGAAATCGTGGACCTGATCCTGAGTTATCACAACGAAGACACTCTGGGTGTGGAAATGATGTATCGTGGTCTGGCGTGGCTGGACACGGGCACTCCGCGTTCACTGCTGGATGCAGCGTCTTTTATCGGCGCCATCGAAGAACGCCAGGGCATGAAAGTGGCCTGCCTGGAAGAATGCGCTTACCGTATGAAATTCATCACTCTGGAACAACTGCAGAAGATCACGGCTGATTTGCCGAAATGTTCTTACCGCAGCTACCTTGAAAAAATCATCTCTGAGGAAATCTAG